CGATTGGCAATGATGAAAGAGactaaaaatatctaaaacaaGATTACCTGAAAGGCTCTTCTCCAACATGCTTTGTAGCACCTAATGTATCCTGATAAAGAACAGAATTCAGCATCTCTGAGCTTCCTAGACCGACCATATTGCctaattttctatataattcTTCATACGACCTGAGGGATGAAAGATCAAGGTTACAACCAACATTCTCCAACTCCACAAACACTTTGCAATAAACAGTGTCCAAGCTAAGACCAGATTTGTCCTGACCATTATACAAGGTAGATCCTCCCTCTGATGAATTCTCAAGTGAACCATTTTGCTGCGATGACAAACCAGAACCGTCAGAAAGATTTGATGCTTTCTCTTGATTTGCATCTGATGCATTCATCGTATCTCCAGAGCAGCTGTTAGAATTCTGTTGGTTAGGAAAAATAAGTTGGCCAAACAATATTATATGAGctggttttgtttctttgctCTCCTTCGAGCTTTCCTTTGAGCTTTCCTTTGAGCTTTCTTTCGAGCTTTGGATATGATTTCTCATTGGTAGCCAGAGAGAACAATTATCAGGGTTTTTCATGCCTGCAAAAATATCTTCGCCTCGGATGCCAGGAAGAGGAGTGGCATCATCAAGGTGCTTAAGACCAGGGGAAAATTGTCCCGGAAGCAGTTTGCTGATTTGGAGGTTGGGTGAAGAGAGTCCAAATTGAGTATGCCTGGCTCCCTGTATGCCTGCAGGAATTTTGTTAGCGGTAATACCTTGTAAGGGGTTGGTTGTGTCAAAGATATTGGTGGAAAACGATGGCATTGGAAGGTGACCAAAACCAGAACTATCTGCTTGAAGTGGAAAACGTGGCTTCTTTCTCGGTGGCGAGAAGGGGGAGACATGGATAGCTGGCATATTTACTACCACTTCAACCAACCACGGGTTGACACTCTTTACATTTTGCAGCAAATCTGGCTCATCCCATGTCACCTATAACAATGATGAGCCATTGCAAAAATTACAACCCAGAACATATAAACCATATTGCTTGTGatgataacaaaagaaaatgatcaaTTACTAGATCAAAAAGGCACCCTATTCAAAGCTCGTATTCCCAACAGTCTCAGGAAATTCACTCAACAGGTGAACTAGATGaagtaatttgaatttaacaTATACAAAGGATTTCTGTTCTTTGTGAGGGATGATTGATGCCAACAAATTGTGTAAGTAAACAATGcataaacaaattgatgtAAAAACAAACCTGCAGCATTCGCCATGGAGAATCAGGCCACCGTATAGGATCAGCTGCCTGGATAGAAGATACAGTTCCCATGAACCAGCTTATTCGAGATGAATCCTCAGTTTCAAAAGGCATCTTGAATCTCATAGCAGAATACCAGTGAATTTGCATTGCAGATCTTAAACTAGAGGCCTTAACAACAAACTCTGGAGTACCAGCACATGGGTAGTACACAATCTCAAAGGACTGGCCACTGGCCGCAAGCATTGCAGCTTCAATGACAGATTCGACCTTCACTCTCCCGCTCAGATTCCCATTTGAGTTTCTTCTCCCCAATCTACCTTCACTCTCCCTCATATAATCTGAATACCCCACAAGTGAAGAGCCTGAATTAGTTGGGTTCCAGCCAGGTGAGTAATCAATTCCACAACCAATTCCCCTCTTGGCTCGTCTAACTCCAATACACAGATCGCCAGTTTCTGCCCTCAAGAAAACAATCGAGTCCCCAGCAACAAGTTTCTTCTGATTTACAAAACTACTCCACCCAGTCGTCAAAAGATGACGACGTGGTGTTCCTCTATATATATGCCTAAACTTCCAAATCTCACCATGAACATCCTTGGCAAGAATAGTCTGAACAGGAGGCTCTACCGAGTAATCCAACCGAGGAAAGATTGTCTCAGCGCAATAACGAGGCACAGAGAA
This DNA window, taken from Cucumis sativus cultivar 9930 chromosome 6, Cucumber_9930_V3, whole genome shotgun sequence, encodes the following:
- the LOC101204568 gene encoding auxin response factor 18-like isoform X1 yields the protein MDSVIDPMMNHDKHLDSQLWHACAGGLIQLPTINSKVVYFPQGHTEHAQGNVDFGNARIPSIIPCRVSGIRHMADPETDEVFAKIKLSPLANNEFNLDNEDDLLIHNELKSQDKPTSFAKTLTQSDANNGGGFSVPRYCAETIFPRLDYSVEPPVQTILAKDVHGEIWKFRHIYRGTPRRHLLTTGWSSFVNQKKLVAGDSIVFLRAETGDLCIGVRRAKRGIGCGIDYSPGWNPTNSGSSLVGYSDYMRESEGRLGRRNSNGNLSGRVKVESVIEAAMLAASGQSFEIVYYPCAGTPEFVVKASSLRSAMQIHWYSAMRFKMPFETEDSSRISWFMGTVSSIQAADPIRWPDSPWRMLQVTWDEPDLLQNVKSVNPWLVEVVVNMPAIHVSPFSPPRKKPRFPLQADSSGFGHLPMPSFSTNIFDTTNPLQGITANKIPAGIQGARHTQFGLSSPNLQISKLLPGQFSPGLKHLDDATPLPGIRGEDIFAGMKNPDNCSLWLPMRNHIQSSKESSKESSKESSKESKETKPAHIILFGQLIFPNQQNSNSCSGDTMNASDANQEKASNLSDGSGLSSQQNGSLENSSEGGSTLYNGQDKSGLSLDTVYCKVFVELENVGCNLDLSSLRSYEELYRKLGNMVGLGSSEMLNSVLYQDTLGATKHVGEEPFSEFLKKAQKLTISTDSRSRDNIDSRSRDKIRGH